ATGCGGCCGAAGTAGGTGCCCACGTTGTCCGCGCGCTTGAAGCCCGAGCAGTGCTCGAAGATCACGTTCGGATAGTCCTTGGCGACCTTGATCACGGAGTCCATGTAGCCGAAGGAGGTGGCGAAGATCAGGCCGTAGCCGTCACGCGCCATCTTGGTCAGCACGCGCTCGGCGTCCGCGCCCTCGGGCACGGCCTCCACGTAGGAGGTCTCCACGCCGGGCATGTCCGCGATGGCCTTGCGGCCCTGGTCGTGGGCGTAGGAATAGCCCGCGTCGCCGATGGGCGAGACGTAGACGAAGCCCACCTTGAGCGTCTTGCCGGGCGTAGCGGCGGGAGCCGGAGCCGCAGCCGGGGCCTCGGCCTTGGCCGGAGCCTCCTGCTTCTTCTCGGGCTGCTTCTTGTCCTCGCCGCAGCCGAGCGCCAGCATGGCGAGAAGGACCACGAACAGGACCCTCATCAGGATGCGCATGACCGGAACTCCTTGAAAAAGGTTGATGTGTCTGTGCGAAAAAATTTCAGGCGCCGTCGCCCGTGCGCAGCTTGACGATGGGCTGCACGAACTGCGTCTCGGAATCCCAGGGCTGGAGGATCCAGGTGTCCTGGCTGACCTCGGTGATGTACACGTCCACCAGGGGCTTGCCCGCGGGTTTCGCGTAGACCGTGGCGAAACGCGCCTTGGGAAGCAGCCCCCGCAGGTGCCTGAGCGTCTTCCCGGAGTCCACGAGGTCGT
The nucleotide sequence above comes from Desulfovibrio sp. X2. Encoded proteins:
- a CDS encoding BMP family ABC transporter substrate-binding protein, which translates into the protein MRILMRVLFVVLLAMLALGCGEDKKQPEKKQEAPAKAEAPAAAPAPAATPGKTLKVGFVYVSPIGDAGYSYAHDQGRKAIADMPGVETSYVEAVPEGADAERVLTKMARDGYGLIFATSFGYMDSVIKVAKDYPNVIFEHCSGFKRADNVGTYFGR